The Hyla sarda isolate aHylSar1 chromosome 3, aHylSar1.hap1, whole genome shotgun sequence genome contains the following window.
tatcatgtatactatattgtaacaagacaatCTGCAGAGCATAacgccatagctgtatatcatgtatactatgttgtaacgagaccatctgcagattattgcaccataactgtatatcatgtatactatattgtaacgagaccatctgcagattattgcaccataactgtatatcatgtatactatattgtaacgagaccatctgcagagcactgcactataccgttatacagtacatgttatattgtaacgagaccctttgcagagaattacactgtaccgtatacttcaagggcaccgtataccccgcagagcaccacagcccacagcaaaagttatattgaaacaactctttgcagagcattgcaccacactgtatacagcaaacgttatattgaaacaaccctctgcagagcattacactatactttagattaacgatagcagacaagctgacaggaccgcctaacgaggactgggcagctgccgcaacctgtcccaagagcatagacaattgtagttgtgtgggtggcgggaggtccacatgtcgccatgaggcagctagcgggctgcgcgaaatgctgagaccgcaccacccccagcaccggtttaactcacctgcttgccgctcctggcccccactaccgctgcgggcagagccagccagaaccatacctgcccaatattaccttataatcagagtgagacacagcatccccagataagacagccagcggagctgccaggatgccgcgcctgcaccaCCCCAGAcccatgatcagcgaggcctccgcaccgtgagcagcagctctgaagatttttgtgggagattcaaacaccagacacaggaagcagagattccacaaacgacacgagctccgcccctgtaggagagggggaagttatatacacacgcccccacctgtttccaataagccccacctggaagtgcagggagcgataattacttccgcccctcgcacaaatacagcccatcaggctttatacttaagATATACTTTACAGCAATACCCATGGCCATAGGCGATAGAAGACTAAAGCTGtcccattgatatgaatgggaaAGGTCTCTGGATGGGTTTGCAAAGGTCAATCTAGAAGATGGGAGTGTGTGAAAGGGGAGAGATAGATAACGTGTACCTCTGTTATTTATTTACTGTGTCATCTTTCACTGTATCCCtgactgtgatgataaggaggagactacTGGGAAGTGAAGTCTCAGATAAGGTtttggcctagtggccagaatgaaaacagGAATAGGATTATTTCAAAATAGAGATAGTgaatttaactaaaaataaaaaaaaaaaaacataaaaaattattttaaaaacatgTTTCACATGAAAACTTGATTTCAGCAATAGGTTATTTTCTGATTGAATATTCCCTATAACTTAGCTGACCTGGTATCGATCTCCTACAATATGGAGCAGTTCTCATCCAGTTATGTAAAAGATTAGCTTTAATTTTATCAGTTATTGTTCTAAAGTAATTCTAAATGAAATATCAATAAGTTTTCGTTTGCTAAAGTTTAGAGTAACGTTGATCTTGGATGTGGTCATGCAGAGGTTACTGCTGTTCTGTTCCATGGTCTCCTGGAGACTTTCTCTTCATTTTCATTAGGGAAAAACTTAATAACAATTCCTTAAAGTCCTGTTAGATTAAATAAACAACATTACACAGATTAGTCCCCGGGGTTCATATTcatccctaaaaaaaataaatgctttaGCTGATATATGGGTAACAGGAATATGATGATATTCTGTAACTCCTTTCCAGAAGCATATACGTGAAGACTCAGTGTAGACTGAAGAAcaacttttttgtttagtttattATCCATATCTGCTCCTTTCCACATCACCAGCTGGGATCTTAAGAATGACCAAGTATTTATTTACAGCTCTGATCCATGAGGATAACGATATTCACTCTGTAACATCATCTGAATGAACAATAGTCTGTAATTTCCTTATTGTCCCTTCTGAGGCCCAGGCGGCTGATCTGTCCttcctccatactttacactgaAGCTTTGTTACTCAGTTTGGCTCCTGCGTATAGACAGAAGCTCAGCAGGAAGTCTGAGCCTGAAAAGAGGATTCAGCCACCAGGTAAAGACTTTTTTGTCTGGATCGAGAAACCTTCACCGAAGAACAGAAAGTCTATTTTTTGTAACAAAAGTAGAGTATATCCACTGTTATCTTAGATGTTCTTCTTTGATTCCATAGTTATCATTATGGTATACtctactttaaatgggcactgtcatgaaataaaaaattttatatgttgtagtacttaagtactacaacatatctctaatatagtttaataaaaaaaaagtgattttaaaccagtttaaccccttaaggaccggggttttttccatttttgcattttcgttttttgctccttgcctttaaaaaatcatctctttcaattttgcacctaaaaatccatatgatggcttattttttgtgacaccaattctactttgtaatgacatcagtcattttgcccaaaaatctacggtgaaaagggaaaaaaaatcattgttcgacaaaattgaaaaaaaaacgcagttttgtaacttttgggggcttccgtttctacgtagtacatttttttggtaaaaataacaccttatctttattctgtaggtccatacgattaaaatgatacccttcttatataggtttgattttgtcggacttctggaaaaaatcataactacatgcaggaaaattaatacgtttaaaattgtcatcttctgacccctataacttttttatttttccgtgtatggggcggtatgagggctcattttttgcaccgtgatctgaagtttttaatggtacaatttttgcattgataggacttattgattgctttttattcatttttaaatgatataaaaagtgaccaaaaatgcactattttggactttggaatttttttgcgcgcacgccattgaccgagcggtttaattaatgatatatttttataattcggacatttccacacacggtgataccatatatgtttatttttttatttttatttacactgtgttgttttttttatgggaaaaggggggtgattcaaacttttaataggggaggagttaaataatattcattcactttttttttcactttttttttttgcagtgttataggtcccatagagacctataacactgcacacactgatcttcatcattgatcactggtttctcataggaaaccagtgatcgacgattctgccgcatgactgctcatgcctggatctcaggcactgagcagtcattcggcgatcggacagcgaggaggcaggtaggggccctcccgctgtcctgtaagctgttcgggatgccgcgatttcgccgcggctatcccgaacagcccactgagttaaccggcagctttcaatttcggttttagccgcgcggctcagctctgagcgagcggctaaagggttaatagcgcgcggcgccacgatcggcgctgcgtgctattagaggcgggtcccggcttcactatgacgctgggcccgccgtgatatgatgcgggtttaccgtgtaaccccgcgttatatcaggagagcaggaccaaggacgtaccagtacgtccttggtccttaaggggttaaaatcacttttaaattcggccactaggggtcgccctcctagtggccgaatgcattcggcagtgacgtcactacagaatttcgtctcatttgagcctggcaaatgagtcgaaattccagtcactgcggtgctcgctcccgcctgtcaatcaaacaggcgagagcgagcacagtgaaatccagggctgcgcattggctccctggactcacacactgtccgcctccctgctgcatattctccctgcagcagggaggcacatggctcttacctctgcttacagccccggctccagtggggatacgccgcctcctcactgctccttgcagctgtgtcctgtcattgccggggggagcgcgttatatggagcaacaagtgtatgcccggcttcctgtcatgctcctacactctggtaactctctctatggttctggaggactttcaatcctccagaaacatagagacagtttccagagtgtacgggcatgacaggaagccgggcatacacttgttgcttgctacggacccccgctcatggtccggcacaggtgagggggagggaggggcgatattggtcgggggctgggtgtcttccaacacagggtgcctccagttgtttccccactacaactcccagcatgccctgacagcaaatagatgtcagggcatgctgggagttgtagtggtgaaacagctggaggcaccctgtcaggagaactatgggcggaactcggcccccagcaggcatcagtgacgtggtgcctgctggggaagtctgcctggtagtgagcacactaccaggcagacaaaatgccatttttaagataataaaaaaaaaaaataaaggcaaggagggggttagggatagatgggcaataggcagggacagaaaaaaaaaagaggatggtgggagctaccctttaaaggtttTTGTTGGGACTTTAAATTACATCCTATTTTTATTAGGACATCACATATGGGATAGTAGAACCTTTATATTTACCATCCCATACACTTCTACCAAAAATTACTATCAGTGATTAattataattaatttttaaactgaTTAAAATGACCTAAAATGACCCTACTAATattaaaaacccacaaaaacattTACATGTTCTCTTCAAATAATTAAAGTGTACTTCCAATGACGTACCGGTGGTAGGATATCTTTTAGAAATTCTGAGGCAAGTTCAGGGGCTGAGACTTGTCCTGAGACTACGGCAAATCTGTATCCAAATGGCAATAGTCTTGGAGTATCTCTGGAtgtattttttaattacttcaaaAGAACATGTAGATGTCTttttaggtttttattttttgtacggCCCATCTGAATGGTGTTTCTAAGTTGAACACTTTGTAGTTATTAGGGATCAGTCTATATTTGTTGACTGTTATAGgatgcttcaaagttctgcagcatagAAGTTCTATTATCCCATATGTGATGTTTTCATATTCATATACAGATATCAATTTGACATAAAAGGATGTCATATATATAGATCCAATATAGTAAAAACCTATAGAGTATACCATGATATAGTACATCTAAGATAATGGTGGATATATTCTGCTTTTCAGTGAAGGTTGCTagatccattggggggggggggggtgctctgagaTTACGTTATCTGATATTAATAACAAAGTGTCaattattcatatatttttttattctataaAATTTGATTTGGTTTTAGGTTCACAAAGAGGGtttcatttctttattttttacaggaaACAAAACATTTAGACATTAGATTTTAACATGAATTATTCAGAAACAATTATATCCATCACATTGCTGCTTAAAACATCTTCAAATAAAAACTTTGGTGATTTTTGCGATTTGGCTTTCTTTTCCATTGGTGGCCACGATGGATCACATCACCATCTAAATTTAAGATAGACTTACTTTTAGGGACCACTATTCAGTGCTGCAGCAacaactttgttgttcttaatattacacattttctttattaatgATGTCTTTAGAATAAGCTGATTAACCTAAGGACagagcgtttttcattttttgcacattcgttttttcctccttacattttagccaaaaatctacagcgaagcgGAAAAaagtcattgtgtgacaaaattgaagaaaaaagtgCCAttatgtaatttttgggggcttccgtttctttgcaatacattttcccataaaaatgacaccttatctttattccgtaggtctataatattaaaatgatcccctacttatataggtttgattttgtcgtatttctggaaaaaatcataacgacatgcaggaaaattaacacatttaaaattgtcatcttctgacccctttagtttttttccatgaatggggcggtatgaaggctaattttttgtgccgtgagctgaagttttcatcagtaccatttttgttttgatcggaccttttgatcgctttttattcattttttatggtgtaaaaagtgaccaaaaataagctattttggaccttggaatttttttgcgcgtgcggtttaattaatgatatatttttatggatcagacatttatgcatgcggcgataccacatatggtagattttatttttatttacacagtaattttttttttatggggaaaggggggtgagtcTGATTTgtattatgaactttttttttctaacttttttatgcagtgttatagccccctctaggggctgtaacattgcatacacttatTGCAgccactgttcaatgcattgcataGGAATGCCTTGATCAATGATTCCTGACCTTGATTGCTCACGGCAGGATTTCAATATTGGAGAAATCAAACGCCAATTGGACAGCCAAGaagaaggtaaggcacctcccgctgtcctctcagttgTTACGGGACtctgcgatttcactgcggcggtcgttgatagctccgctgagctagccgGTATGGATTTCTCCCATTTCAAATGGTTTATGCCGGACATCATCCCAATCGgcaatgtccagtattagccgcgggtccgaaGAGCGCTCAGTTTCTGAGCGCGCATCACAGATCAGGGAGCCGGCCATGGACATAAATATatatccgtggtcgttaaggtgtTTAAGCTTCATGTACTATATATGAGATGACTCAAAGTGAATTCTTTATAAGGTTTTTGTCCAGCTTTATGAATGGAGAACCTTGGCAATAGACggaattattttttcatttgtgaCTTTAAAAACTTCAGCTTTAGGTATTCTGGTTTCTGGGGAGGACACAAAGACCTAAAATAATTTAAGTTCTCAaacaagttatttttttttttttttattcacagtcaTGCGAATAtgtaaactttttttacacttgtaaaAACATATGTTGCATTTATGTAATATGGATTATGGTAACCAGACTTTGCTGAAGGAATTGATCTTGATTGGATTTGGATTGGATTGGTCCCAATACCAGAAAACAAGAATATTAATTTGCATCGTATTCTTATTCATGTATATGTTGATCATCCTGGGGAACAGTTTCCTGGTCTTCACCGTCATTGTCAGTCCTAAGTTACACACTCCTATGTATTATTTCTTATGTCATTTGTCTTTCATTGATTTGTGCTTCACGTCCTCCACTATACCAAAATTTCTGCATGATATCATGTATAATACAGGGATAATTTCTGTCACCGGATGTTTGGTCCAAATGAACATTAGTCTTTTTCTGGGGATAGCTGAGTGTTTATTACTGGCGGTGATGGCCTATGACCGGTATATTGCTATATGCTCCCCCTTATATTACACCATCATTATGAGCTGGAGGGTCTGTGTATACATTACAGTCATCATGTGGTCAGTAAGTTTAGTCTCCTCTACTATCCCGACCCTCATAAAACCTCTTGTATTCTGTAGGGAAAACAAACTGAACCACTTTGCTTGTGAGAACTTAGTGGTTCTTGAGCAGGCGTGCGGGGATCTCTCCACTACTAAATTCTTCACATTTGTTCAGAGTTTCTTTATTCTTTTATCACCTTTTATATTCATTGTGGTGACTTATATTTGTATCATTTCCGCTATATTAAAGATAAGTTCTGCTCAGGGTAGATCTAAATCCTTCTCTACCTGCGCCTCCCACCTCACTGTGGTTATTATGTTTTATGGGACAATTTTGACCACATACACGGCACAATCTAAATTGTCTTCTAACCTGAAATATATTTCTATAAGCTATGGGGGTGTTACTCCATTTTTAAATCCTTTGGTCTACAGCCTGAGGAATAATGAAGTAAAAGGCGCCTTTAAGAAATTATTGACCAAACACTCAGTAATGCGACTGTTTCATAGAGACAGAAATTAAGATATAAAACCTTGATACAGATATTTTATGATATGGAGAGGTTATATGCCTGGTTAGTTACCTTAAAGATATCCTATAGATGGTTCTAAAAATATTTTCAaacttttcaaatgtaaattgagCAGTATTATCTAAGAATACAATAACCAGAAGGCCTTTGCTATGAAAATGGTACttgaacttttaaaggggtattctgtatctttttttttatttgactgggctgtaaagttagtgtagttcataatataatgtctgtacctgtgttttgtGGTGGTCTCGTAATTCTTATTTAATatttgccccgatgtttatttttaacagaatataaaatgagtgatgtctctGGCTTTTCCTAGGTTCCATTGCAGCTCAAGACATCGCATCACTAGTCAGGGAAATGAAAGGGAGGATGGcattgcttcaataggtggagtgaccgctgggtgggatgCCGGGAATTGTACTTTCAAGAACAGCACAGCATGGAAAAGAGAGagaggtgactgatgtgtggtggGATAAAAGTGAccccacacttacaaacaagggatgatgagacatgtagTTGGAGAGAGCAAAGGCAGAAGTAGAAAAGAGAGGGGTGCTCTCCGGGAAGATGATGGAAGGAACGTGGAAGCTTAACTATTCTCTTCGTCTTGGGTTTCGTCGCGGTCCGCCAGGAGATTCCAGCAGAGCAAGACAGAAATCCTCTGCGAGGGGTAGATGAGTAGGATGTGTACAGCGTGCGGCTTGCTATCCCCTTTTTTCCATACCCTCAAAGGTATGGAAATATGaatgcaaagtggtaaaaaggaaATAAGGGGGGGATTTTTAGGTGGAGCGCTTCTGCTG
Protein-coding sequences here:
- the LOC130360455 gene encoding olfactory receptor 13C9-like — protein: MDYGNQTLLKELILIGFGLDWSQYQKTRILICIVFLFMYMLIILGNSFLVFTVIVSPKLHTPMYYFLCHLSFIDLCFTSSTIPKFLHDIMYNTGIISVTGCLVQMNISLFLGIAECLLLAVMAYDRYIAICSPLYYTIIMSWRVCVYITVIMWSVSLVSSTIPTLIKPLVFCRENKLNHFACENLVVLEQACGDLSTTKFFTFVQSFFILLSPFIFIVVTYICIISAILKISSAQGRSKSFSTCASHLTVVIMFYGTILTTYTAQSKLSSNLKYISISYGGVTPFLNPLVYSLRNNEVKGAFKKLLTKHSVMRLFHRDRN